In the Halorubrum ruber genome, TGACGTCGTCGATGACGCGCTTCGAGCCCGTCACCGACACCCGGCTCATCTGCTCAGGCCTGAGCATCCACCGCCTCCTCGGCCTGGTCGTGGACCGCCGCCTCGAACCGCTCGACGGCGTAGTCGACGGCCGATTCCACCCGGTCGCGGGCCTCGCGTTCGAGCTCGTCGCGGTCGTCGCGCCCCGATTCGAGGATCTCCTCGCGCCGCTCCTCTATCTCCTCGCGGGCCGCTTCGAGCCGCTCTTGGGCCTCGGCCTCCGCCTCCTCCTCGGCCTCGGCGCGGATCTCGTCCGCGCGCTCTCGAGCTTCGGCGAGGCGCTCCTCGGCGTCCGACTCCGCGTCCGCGATGATCTCGTCCGCCTCCCGTTCGGCCTCCTTGATCGAGTTGAGCACCTCTGGTCTCGCCATGCTACTAATCGCCTGA is a window encoding:
- the ahaH gene encoding ATP synthase archaeal subunit H, which produces MARPEVLNSIKEAEREADEIIADAESDAEERLAEARERADEIRAEAEEEAEAEAQERLEAAREEIEERREEILESGRDDRDELEREARDRVESAVDYAVERFEAAVHDQAEEAVDAQA